One Holophagales bacterium genomic window, GGCGCCGGATCCCGGCTCCGGAGAGCGCCGTCAGCGCTCTCGTCGTCGTCGTCGCCCGCTCCGCGGGAGAGGAGCCCTACCCGATCTTCGTCGACGACGTCGTCCTTCGCCGCTCCCTCGAGGAAGAGGACGTCTTCCTCCCGACCGCCGCGTCCGTCCGCGGCGCGAAGGGCGAGCGCTTCGAGACCGACCTCTGGGTCCACAACCCGGCTCCTGCCGAACGGATGTTCACCCTGCGCTTCTGGCGGGACGGCCGAGCGACGACACCCGTCGTCCTGCGCGTCGGGCAGAAACAGACCCGCCACCTTCCCGACGTCCTCTCTTCGGCGCTCGGTCAGCGTGACGCCGCCGGAACGCTCCAGCTCTCGTACGACCCCCGCGGGGGCCCGATGCACTTCTCCGCCCGCGTCGTGACGGTGAACCCCGAGAGCCCGGGGAACGGCACCGGCATCCCCGTCGTCAGGCGCGGCGAGGCCCGGACGAGCGCCCTCTTCCACGGCATCTCGGGGGCGCGGCACGATCTCGCCGGCGCATTCCGCGTCAACGCCGGCGCCTTCAACCCGCACGCTGCCCCGGTGGAAGCCGTCTTCGGCCTCTACGACGGCGACGGCACCGAGCTCGGCACCTTCACGCGCACCCTCGCGCCCGGCGCCTGGCTCCAGGTGAACGACGTCTTCCGCGAGGTGGGGGCCGAGGGAGTCGCCACCGAAGGAGCGCTGCTCGCCTTCTCCGCGCGCCTCCCCGTGTTCCCCTTCGTCATCGCCGTCGACGACCGCTCCGGCGACGGCACCTTCATCGCGGCGCGGGACGTTCCGCTCATACCCTGAGGATCGACGGCCGGCGGGGAGTCCAACCCTCCCGCCGGCCCGCTTTCCGTCGGCCGTTCGGGCGGCCCACGGCCCTCCAGGTTGACAGGACGGACGCCCGACCCGATCTTGGCCTCAGAGTCCGCAGATGAACGACGCCTCGTCCCGCGCCCCCGCCCGCCTCCTGGAGATACTCGCGGCGAAGATCGCCAACGAGACGGGAGTGGATTCCGCCCTCGCGCGCGAGCTGGCCGCGTCCGCCCTCACGACGCCCTCCGTCGACGAGAACGCGCCGGTCGCTCTCCTCGATGCCGATGGACGCGAGGTCGCGCAGATCCCGTTCGCCCTCGTCGAAGAGGCCTTCGACGAGCTGGACGACGAGGAAGACGGAAAGGGCTGAGCACGGCTCGCCGGGCGGCCCGAACCCGGCGGCCCGGGTTTCCCTTCGTCTCACGCTCGCGCAGCGAGCAGCCTTACCGCGCGGAAGGGGGCGCGGGGGAAACCCGGCGGCCCGGGTTTCCCCCGTCCACTTCAGTACGCCTGCAGGTACTCGTCGACCTCCCACGGGTGAACCCGGGAGATGTAGGTCGACCACTCGGCGCGCTTGGCCTGGATGAAGTTGTCGCAGATGTGCTCGCCGAGCGCGTTCTTCACGACGTCGTCCTTCTCGAGGCAGTCGAGGGCGTCGGAGAGGTTCGCGGGGAGCTGCTCGATCTTCCGGCGCTTCTTCTCGCGCTCGGACATCTCGAAGATGTTCTCGTTCACCGGCTCCCCGGCCTCGATCCTGTTCTTGATGCCGTCGAGGCCCGCCGCGAGCATGACGGCGAATCCGAGGTAGGGGTTGCAGGCCGGATCGGGCATCCGGACCTCGCAGCGCGTTCCCATGCCGCGCCGGGCCGGAATGCGGACCATGGGCGAGCGGTTGCGCTCGGACCAGGCGACGTTCACGGGCGCCTCGTAGCCCGGGACGAGCCGCTTGTAGGAATTGACGAGCGGGTTCGTCACCGCCGCGATCGCCTTGGCGTGCTTCAGGACGCCGCCGATGTAGTACATCGCGATCTTCGAGAGCTGGTACGGGGCCTTCGGGTCGAAGAAGGCGTTCTTCGGGCTCGCGGCGGTCCCGGTCATCAGCGACTGGTGGACGTGCATCCCCGAGCCGTTGATGCCGAAGATCGGCTTCGGCATGAACGTCGCGTGGAGGCCGTGGTCCATGGCGACCTTCTTGACGATGTGCTTGAAGGTCGTGACGTTGTCGGCCGTGGCGACCGCGTCGCCGTACTTGAAGTCGATCTCGTGCTGCCCCGGGGCGACCTCGTGGTGGGCCGCCTCGACCTCGAAGCCCATCGCCTCGAGGGCGACGACGATGTCGCGCCGGGCGTCCTCGCCGCGGTCGACCGGGGTGAGGTCGAAGTAGCCGCCCGAGTCGTGCGTGTCGACGATGGGGTCCCCGGACGCGTCCCGCCGGAACAGGAAGAACTCCGCTTCCGGGCCCGTCATCAGGCTGTAGCCGAGCTCCTTCGCCCTGTCCTTCTGCCGCTTCAGCGTCTGGCGCGGGCAGCCGGCGAACGGCTTTCCGTCGGGCGTGATGATGTCGCACACGAGGCGGGCCACCTTCCCGTTCGTGTGGGACCACGGGAAGATCCGGAACGTCTCGAGGTCGGGCACGAGGCCCATGTCCGACTCTTCGATCCGCACGAACCCCTCGATCGAGGAGCCGTCGAACTGGATTTCGCCGGCGAGCGCCTTCTCGAACTGGGAGCGGGGCACCTCGACGTTCTTGATGATTCCGAGGATGTCCGTGAACTGGAGGCGCAGGAACCTCACGCCTTCCTTGTCGCAGGTCTTCAGGATCTCGGCGGCTTTCATTCCCATCGCTGCTCCTTCTTCCGAATATGGCCGGGACGGCGCGGAATCTGATGCACAACTCCAGTTTCGTCAAGCAAATTCCTTCATGGCTGGTCGTAGAGTCGCAAAAATCGCTAAAAGGATCACTCTGTCCTGTTTTATGCTGCCGCCGGCCCGGGCAGGGGGATACTCCCGGCCATGACCGTTCCGACCCGCGAGAACGCCTGGGCCCTCCTGACCGAGTTCACCTCCTCTCAGGCGCTCCGCCGCCACGCCCTCGCCGTGGAGGCCTCGATGCGCCACCTCGCTCGGGCCGCGGGCGCGACGGACGAGGCCGAGGTCGAGCGCTGGGGGCTCGTGGGCCTCCTCCACGACTTCGACTACGAGAAGTTCCCCACCGAAGCGGACCACGTCTTCCGGGGCATGGAGATCCTCCGCGAGCGCGCCTGGCCCGAGGACCTCATCAAGGCGATCGGCGGTCACGCCTTCTACACGGGGATTCCGCGCGACACGCCGATGGAGAAGGCGATCCTGGCATCCGACGAGCTGACCGGGTTCGTCGGCGCCTGCGCCCTCGTCCGTCCGTCGAAGAAGATCTCCGAGGTCCCGGTCGAGTCGGTCCTGAAGAGGCTCAAGGAGAAGGCCTTCGCCCAGAAGGTCGATCGCGAGTACGTGCGGCGCGGCGCCGAGGAGTGGGGCCGACCCCTGCCCGAGCTCATCGCCCTCGTCCTCGCCTCGCAGGTGCCGATCGCCGCGGCCCTCGGCCTCGACGGCGCCCCGGCGGCGGACCTCCCCGACGCGCCCTGTCCGCCCGCGCCTCCGGCGCCCTGACGTCGGGCGGCGAGGGACCCGGACCAGGCCGCCGATTCCCTCTCGTCTCCCGCCTCGACGTGCAGGGTCCGCGGACCGATACTCCGCCGGATGCGCACCCTTCTGATCGAGAACGCCCTCGTCGCCGGAATGCGCTCGGCCGACGACCTTCACCCCAGCGGCGCCGTGTGGGCCGAGGAGGGGGTCATTCGCGCCCTCGGTTCGGAGGCGCGAGCCGCCGCCGCGGCCGCTGCCCGTCGCGGCGAACCCGTCGAGAGGGTCGACGCGGAGGGCCTCTGGCTCTTCCCGGGATTCGTCCAGACCCACATCCACCTCTGCCAGACCCTCCTGCGAAACGGCCCCGACGACCTCCCGCTCCTGCCGTGGCTGAAGACGCACGTCTGGCCCGGCGAGGCCGCCCACGACGACGAAACGCTCTTCCTCTCCGCCCGCCTCGGCCTGGCGGAGCTGGCCGCCGGCGGGACGACCTCGATCCTGGACATGGGAACGGTGAGGCACACCGACGCCGTCTTCCGCGCGGCGGAGGCCTCGGGCCTCAGGGTCACGAGCGGAAATGCGCTCATGGACGACCCGTCGACGAACCCCCCCTATCTCTTCGCCCGGACGGAGGAGGCGCTCGCCGAGGGGGAGCGCCTCTTCGCGCGCTGGCACGGCGAGGCCGGAGGTCGACTCCGCTTCGCCTGGTGCCCGCGTTTTGCCGTCTCGTGCACCGACCGGATCCTCGGCGAGGCGGCCGCGCGCGCCCGTGCCCAGGGGGTCCTCGTCCACACGCACGCCTCCGAGAACCGCGACGAGATCGAGCTCGTGAGGGCGCGCAGCGGCCGCGCGAACATCGAGCACCTGCGCGACCTCGGTATCGCCGGGCGCGCGACCGTCCTCGCCCACGTGATCCACACCAACGAAGAGGAGAGGCGACTCCTCGCCGCCGACGGCACCGCCGTCGCGCACTGCCCCTCCTCGAACCTGAAGCTCGCCTCCGGCATCTGCCCCGTCCCCGACTACCTCTCCCGGGGAATCCGCGTCACGCTCGGCGCCGACGGCGCACCCTGCAACGACCGCCTGGACCCCTTCTCGGAGATGCGCCACGCCGCCCTCCTGCAGAAGGTCGCCGCGGGACCGGCGGCGCTGACGGCGTGGCAGGTGGCCCGGATGGCGACGGCCGAAGGGGCCGCGGCCCTCGGCCTGGGCGACGTCTGCGGGACGATCGAGGTGGGCAAGAGGGCCGACCTGGTCCTCCTCGACCCGTCCGCCGGCTTCGCCCGGCCGATCTCGTGGCGCGACGACCCCTACGGACCGCTCGTCTTCGCGTTCGATCGCGGCAACGTCGTCGAAACGCGGGTCGACGGCGAGATCGTCTTCCACCGCGACCAGCGCTCTGTCGGGCCGCTCGCCCCCACCGCCGACGAGATCGAGGCCGCCGCCCGTCGCCTCCGCGAGAGAATCGTGGCGAACGGCCGCCAAAATGGGATCACGCCCCTTGAAGCGCGGGCGTGAGGGGCCCACACTCATCGGGAAACCCCCTGGAGGTGAATGATGGCTGCGCGTGAAAACGCCCTGCTCAGGAGCATTGTCGTCGGGACCGACTTCTCCGTCTGTGCAGCCCGTGCCCTCGCGCACGCCGTGTCGCTGGCGCAACTCTCCGGCGCGAAGATCCACCTCGTTCACGTCCTGCTCGAGCCGGTCCAGGCGCTCGACGTGGCCGCTGCGCTCCCCTACCCCGACGTCGAGGTCCGGAAGGAGTGGGAGCAGGCCGCGCGCGTCAAGCTCGATCGCGAGGTAAAGGCCGCCGAGAAGCGGGGTGTCGCGACGACCGCCGAGATCCGCTGGGGACGCCCGTCCGACACGATCGTCGACACCGCCGCGCGGCAGAAAGCCTCGCTGATCGTCCTCGGGACGCACGGCCGGTCCGCGCTCGAGAAGCTCCTCCTCGGATCGACGGCCGAGCGGGTCCTGCGCCTGTCGCCCGTGCCGGTCCTCACCGTCCGGGAAAAGAGGAAGTAGCGCCGCGCCGGAGGAGCCTCCAGGGGCTCTCCGGCGCGCGCCGTGCGACTTTCTAGTCGACCTTCTCCCAGGCGTGCGGGATCTCCACCGGGAAGGGTGTCCGTGTCAGGCGCGTCCGGTCCCCGAAGTAGAGCCCACCGGCGGTCGGATCGCCGTAGCCGACCCACTCCTCGAACGAGACGGCGTTCAGGAGATCCTGAACCGCCACGGTCTTCGTCTTCTTCTTCGGGTTCTCCCGGATCTCCTTGCGGGCGTTCTCGTAGCGGCTGGAGGCCGCCAGCTGCGTCTGGTCGGTCCGAAGCTCGGCGAAGCAGACCTGGCGGAAGACCTTCCCGGGGCGGTGCGTGGCGTACCAGGCGTACTCGATCGGCGTCAGGTTGGAGAGGACGAGCAGCTCGAGCGGGGCGAAGATCGAGTAGAGGCGGGGCTCGCGCCGGGCCGGCTCGGCGGCGCCGATGGCCCTGGCGACCTCGCTCGGGTCCATGCTCTCCTTGCAGGGCGCGGACTCGAAGCGGGCGACGTCCGCCGTGGATCCCATGTCGAGGGCCTGTCCCCCCGTCTTCACGAGAAGGACTTTCCGATACGCGTCGAGCGGGGTCGTCGTGAAGCCATTGCACGAGAGCGCCGTCTTCGTCCGCTTGCCGGAGCGGACCTCCTGGATCGCCCGCGCCGTGTCCCCGTTCGCGTCCCGCCATCCCCCTTCCTCGAGGAAGGAGAAGGCTGCCGCCCCGTCTGCCAGGGCGAGGTCGACGAAGATCGCCCGGCCGTGGAAGTGCCGCCCCGACCCCGGCGAGAGGTGGTGGGCGAGCCCGTCCACGCCGAGGCTCGTCGCGATCACGGAGCCGTGAGGGATCGTCAGGACGAGGTTCAACCGTTCCATCGTTTCTCCTGGCTCCCGGCTGCGCCGGGGCGTGTATGGCTCAGCCGTTCGGGACTTCCCACAGGTCGCGGACGGCCGGATGGTCCCAGGCGATCCGGAACTCGTCGGGATCGTTCACGTCGAACGTCCGCGTGACGATGTAGAAGAGGGCGCAGGGATTCGTGAGCGGCCGGTAGCCGTGGGCGACCCCTTCCGGGATCCTCACGAGGAGGTCCTGCCCGTCGCCGGCGACGACGACCTGCGTTCTCAGGTAGCTCGGCGAGCCCTTCCTCACGTCGAAGAGGACGAACTTCGCCTTGGAGGGGTGCGGGCAGTACCAGACGTCCTGCTGCTTGAGGTGGTAGTGGAGACCCTTGATGTGGTTCTCCACGTCCACGATGGTGTAGTTCATCTGGGCGACCGGAACGTCCCTGAAGTATGCCGCGAGGCTCTCGCTCCCGGGGTGGTCGGCCTTCGCGCGGTAGATCTCCTGGAAGAAGCCGCGGTCGTCGACGAACCGGGGAAGGCGGAGGATGTCGACCCCCTCGATCGGGCCCGGCTTCGCGTAGGCCTTCGTCCCCGACCGAAACTCCTCTCCGATCGCGTCGGCGGAGAGGACGGGTGTCGGCGCGTTGCTCATTCCCCGATTCTAATCGGTGCCGGGAGCGTGCTAGCCTCCCCGGGCCCGATGCCGAAGAGGATCATTCCCGTCTCCTCCGGGAAGGGCGGCGTCGGCAAGACGACCGTCGCGACGAACTTCGCGCTGTCGCTTTCCCGGTACGCCCCGACGATCCTCGTCGACCTGGACACCGGGACCTCCTCCGTCCGGAACACGATCGGCGTCCCGGTCGGCCGGGATCTCTACCACTTCTTCCGAAAGGGCTTCCGCCTCGACGAGTGCATCACCCGGCTTCCCTCCTCGTGGGACCCCGACGGCCTCTACGCGGGCTTCGGGTTCGTCGCGGCGCCGCTCCACCTGATCGAGGACGTCACGAACTTCGGCCCCGAGAAGAAGGCCCGGCTCTCGGCCGCGATCAACGAGCTCCCGGCCGACTACATCGTCCTCGACATGAAGGCCGGCCTCGACTCGAACGTCGTCGACTTCCTCCCCTGGTCCAACTCCGGGATCCTCGTCTTCACGCCGCACCTGCCTTCGGCGACGCTCGCCGCGTCGGACATCGTCAAGGCCATCCTCTTCCGCAAGCTCCGGATCGTCTTCTCGCCTTCGAGCCCCTTCTATTCCCAGGTGAAGGACCCGCGGACGACGACCCTTCTCGTCAACGACCTTCTCGACGAGGTGGAGGACGTCTACGAGGAGGGCCTCCCGAACCTGGACGCCTTCCTGGTCGACCTCGCTTCGGCCCTCGGCCCGCACCCGGTCCTCGAGCAGGTCGCCCGAACGGTCGAGCACTTCCGGGTCCACTACGTCCTGAACGCCTTCAACGGCGTCGACGAGGCGTTCGACACGGCGGTGAAGCCCTTCGTCGAGAACCTCGTGAGCACGGTCTCCGAGCGGATGACGCTGACGAACCTCGGCTGGGTCGTGAAGTCGGACGAGATCCACCTCGGCAACTGCCGCAAGCGTCCGGTCCTGCTCTCCCCGCGTGACGGGCACGCCGTGCACCACGCGACCCGCGGCGACAAGGCCCTCGACACCCTCATCCGCGAGACGACGGGCCTGGCCATCGAGCCGAAGAAGCTGAAGCCGGTGCTGCCGGTCCCGACCCGGCCCGACCCGGAGAGCGCCCTGGCGCGCGAGCTCGACTCGTTGAACCGGATGTACCACCGGAGGGGGAACCGGGACGACCCGCGCGACAACTTCGACTACATCACCGCCCGGGCGCTTCACTTGCTGACGCAGGCCCGCCCTTCGGAGTTCGGGACGCCGCGGCTCTGCGGCCCCGCAGAGATCCTCCGCGCGTTCTTCCCGGCGGGCGCGAAGACTCCGCCGGCGTGAGGGGCTCGGGCCGGGGGGCGGTCATCGTCCTCGCCTTCCTCGCGGCGGCGAGTCTCCTCGTCTTCCGCGGGAGGCTTCGCGAGCTGGGGGTCCGGCTGCGGCTCGCCTTCCTGGCGATCGTCACGGTGCTCTGCGCCTCGATGCTCGTGAGGGGCCTCCTCTCCGAAGGAGACCCACGGCTCTTCGCGCTCGGCGCATTCGTCGTCGTCGCGCCCTGCGTCGTCCTCGCCTGGCGCGATTTCCTGCGCGCACCGTAGCGCGGCGAAGCTACCGGACGACGATCCGGTCGAGGACGATCCCCAGCTCACGCGGGTCGTCGGCGAGGCCGGCCGCCTTCGGTACGAAGACGGGCGACGCGAGCTCGACGCGCACCGGCTCGGCACCGGCCATGCGCATCCTGGCCGCCTCGTCGAGGACGAGGCGCGCCTCGCCGAAGTCTCCCGCGAGGACACTCACCCGGCCCGCCGGAACGCCCCCGATCGAGACGGCGACCCAGACCGGTTCGGCTCCGGGCGCCTTCGCCCGCAAGGCGATCTCCCGGGGGATGAGGCCGGCGACGGGCACCCAGACGAAGGAAGACCGCCCCGACGTCCAGCGCATCGTCAGGCCGCTCTTCGCGTCCGTCTCGCGCTCGTGAAAGCCGTCGAGCGCTCCCCACGCGTCACGCGGGCGTCCGAGATCCAGGATCCGTTCCTCGCCGAGACGTTCCCAGAGAGTTTCGGGCGGCACCGAGTAGGTCGACTCCCGTATCAGGAAGCAGCCTTCGGACGGGCGCGTCACCCCCGAGAGCGCCGGGAGCGGCTGGGGCCGGTCGCACGAGAGAACGACTTCGCGTGGCCGCAGCAGCGGCCCGAACACGGGGACAGGGATGATCGCGAGCTCGAACGCGCCCGGGTCGAGACGCCGGGTCAGGAGAACCCGCCCGGTCTCCACGTCCCGGACCGTCAGCGTCGTCGGTCCCTCGAGGTGCTGACGCTGGCCTCTCAGGAGAGCGACGGGAGGGCCCTGGAGACCGGGGATGATGAGGCGCGCCTCCGGCCCGGCCCAGCGGACGGAAGGCTCCCCCGGTCCGCGTTCGCGCAGCCCGAAACCAGGACCGAACAGCGGCGGAGCGGGATCGCGAACGGCCACGCCGAGGAGCCGGCGGTTCCCGAGCGCGTCGGCCACCCGGCCTCCGTGGTACCACGAGCGCCAGAGCGGATCCGTACGGTCGGGAGCGTCGGGCTCGTCGCTGAAGTCGGCGATCCGCACGAGCCTCTTGTTGATGCGCGGGACGGGCGCCAGGAGGAGGTCGTCGGTGAGGCCCCAGATCTTCAGCCTCCCCTCCCAGATCTCCGTCCTCAGGAACGAGGCGAAGACGCCGTCCGCGATGAGCGACTCGCGCCCCGGATGGCCGTACCGGGCGATCTGGTCGATCGCGGCCGCTGGAGGCGTCTGGTGCGTCGCACCGTGGCGCACCTCGGGCCACGCGAGGCGTCCGAAGAGCGCGGCCCCCGCGAGCATCGCGGCCAGGCCGAGAGGCGGACGCCGCAGGAGGGCGCCCGCTCCGGCGGCGACGGGCAGCGCGAGAACGAGGACGAACGGCACCGAGTAGCGCGACATCGCCCGGCTGTGCAGGAACCAGAGGGAGAGGAAGGCCGGGACGAGAACGAGAAGGAGGCTGGCCGCCGACCGCGGGGTGCGGCGGGCCGTGGCGGCCAGACCGACGGCGCCGAGGGCGAGGACGACGAGTGCACGCCGCCACGAGAGGAAATCCCGCACGAGAAAAGAGTCGAGGACCGTTCCGAACGCCCCCGTCGCGAAAGCGTGAGACCGGAACTCGGCACGCTCGCCCACGGCCGCGAGAAGCCCCGGTATTCCCCCCGCCTCGCCGAGGAGCCAGAGACCCCACGCGAGCGTTCCCACGAGCCCTGCCCCGACGAGCACGCCGGCCGCGAGCCGGCCCCGGCGATCCCGCAGGAGGCGAACGGCTTCGACGAACAGGAGCGGCCCGAACACGAGGACGAGGTGCGGGCGGACCCCCGCTCCCGCCGCGGCGGCCAGGCCCGCGACGAGCGCGAGCGGCCAGGCCCGACGCCCGGCCCGGGCCCGCCCGGCCGCGGCCGCCAGCGCCGCCAGCGAGGCCAGGAAGAACGCCGTCGAGGGCGAGTCGGTGAAAGCCCGGCCGCCATTCACCCACACGACCGGAAGCGCGGCCGCGAACGCCGTTCCCCCGAGCGCGGCCCACCCGCCGACGACCCCGCGGCCCCAGAGGAAGAGAGCGACCAGCGAGACGCACGAGAGCAGCGTCGCCGCAACGGCCAGGGCGAGGAATGGCGAAGGGATGATGCCCAGGAGGCCCCGGCCGATCAGGATCCAGACGGGAAAGCCCGGGGCCTGGGGGGAAAGCTCGGCCAGGTCGAACCGCGTCACCGCCCCCGAGAAGACCGCCTCGTCGATCTCGCCCGGCGACACCGCGATCGCCAGGAACCGCGTGGCCACGACGGCGCCGAGGATCGCCGCGACCAGGGAAAGCGGCGGCTCGATCGGGCGGGGCAGTGACGGCGGGAGCTTCACGGGAACCGTCATTCTAGGGGCCCCGGCGACCAGGGGCTGGGCGTACGGGGGTCCGGCGGGAACCACTGCGCCCCGGGGCGCTAGAATGGGGCGATGCTTTCGAGGACCCACCTTAAGGGATGACCGAGCCACGGATCATCCCCCGCGCCGAGCATCCCATCTCGCGCGGCTACATCGACCCCGACGCCCTGAAGGTTCTCTACCGCCTGCACCGGTCCGGGTTCAAGGCGTACCTCGTCGGCGGTTCCGTCCGCGATCTCCTGACGGGGAGGACCCCGAAGGACTTCGACATCGGGACCGACGCCCGCCCGCAGGACGTCCGCCGCCTCTTCCGGAACTGCCGCGTCATCGGCCGGCGTTTCCGGCTCGCCCACGTTCTCTTCGACGGCGGGAAGATCGTCGAGGTCTCCACCTTCCGGAAGCGTCCGGAGCCGGAGGAGGTCGAGCCGGGCCAGACGGGGGATGCGGATCTCCTGATCCGCTCGGACAACACCTTCGGCACCCCCGCCGAGGACGCCGTCCGGCGCGACTTCACCATCAACGGCCTCTTCTACGACATCGCGACGTTCGCCGTGATCGACTGGGTCGGCGGCGTCGAAGACCTCGAGCGGCACCTCGTCCGCACGATCGGAGAGCCCGAGATCCGCTTTCGCGAGGACCCCGTCCGGATGATGCGGGCCTGCGAGTTCGCGGCGCGGCTCGGGTTCGACATGACCCCGGAGGTCCGGGCGGCGATCGACGAGAACCGCAAGGAGATCCTCAAGAGCGCGGCTCCGCGGGTCACGGAAGAGCTCCTCGACCCCCTTCGCCGGGGCTGGGGGGCGGCCACCTACCGGCTCTGGTCGCAGATGGGTCTCCTCGGCGAGATCTTTCCCGACCTCGACCGCGAGGTCGGAGGGAAGGCGGGCGCCAGCGGCCTGTTCTGGAAGATGCTCGCCGAGACCGATCGGCGAAGGGCCGGCGGCGAGGTCCTGTCCGACGCGAGCCTCCTCGGGGTCGTCTTCCTTCCGCTCCTGTTCGCGGCGATCCGGACGCGCTCGGGCGGAACGGTCGACGCCCAGAAGCTCCTCCTCCTCCTCGAGGAAGTCGTCAACCCGTCTTCGGTCCGTCTCTCGCTTCCGAACGCGGCGATCCACGACCTCAAGCAGGGGCTCTTCACGATGGGACGCCTCGCAGAGCTCCGGCCGGGAGACGCCGCCGCGCGGCGGCTCGTGACGAAGGGCTATTTCCCGGTAGCCGTCGGCCTCCTGTCGCTCTATGCGGCCGCCTCCGGGCGCTATCGCGACGCCGCCAACGTCTGGGAGGAGGTCCTTCGGCGCGGCGGGCGGACCCCGCGGCCCGGCGAGGACCTCCGGGCGGCCATCCCGTTCCCCGAAGCTCTCATCCCGCACGAGACGCACGATCCGCACGAGATCTTCCTCCCCGACGAGGTCCGCCCCGCGGCTCCCGCTGCGCACCGGCGGCGGCGGCGGCGGGGCCGGGGCGGCCGGCCGGGAGAAGCGGCCTAGTCCTTCGCCTTCTCGCCGTCGGGAGGA contains:
- the glnA gene encoding type I glutamate--ammonia ligase, which produces MGMKAAEILKTCDKEGVRFLRLQFTDILGIIKNVEVPRSQFEKALAGEIQFDGSSIEGFVRIEESDMGLVPDLETFRIFPWSHTNGKVARLVCDIITPDGKPFAGCPRQTLKRQKDRAKELGYSLMTGPEAEFFLFRRDASGDPIVDTHDSGGYFDLTPVDRGEDARRDIVVALEAMGFEVEAAHHEVAPGQHEIDFKYGDAVATADNVTTFKHIVKKVAMDHGLHATFMPKPIFGINGSGMHVHQSLMTGTAASPKNAFFDPKAPYQLSKIAMYYIGGVLKHAKAIAAVTNPLVNSYKRLVPGYEAPVNVAWSERNRSPMVRIPARRGMGTRCEVRMPDPACNPYLGFAVMLAAGLDGIKNRIEAGEPVNENIFEMSEREKKRRKIEQLPANLSDALDCLEKDDVVKNALGEHICDNFIQAKRAEWSTYISRVHPWEVDEYLQAY
- a CDS encoding HDIG domain-containing protein; translation: MTVPTRENAWALLTEFTSSQALRRHALAVEASMRHLARAAGATDEAEVERWGLVGLLHDFDYEKFPTEADHVFRGMEILRERAWPEDLIKAIGGHAFYTGIPRDTPMEKAILASDELTGFVGACALVRPSKKISEVPVESVLKRLKEKAFAQKVDREYVRRGAEEWGRPLPELIALVLASQVPIAAALGLDGAPAADLPDAPCPPAPPAP
- a CDS encoding amidohydrolase family protein gives rise to the protein MRTLLIENALVAGMRSADDLHPSGAVWAEEGVIRALGSEARAAAAAAARRGEPVERVDAEGLWLFPGFVQTHIHLCQTLLRNGPDDLPLLPWLKTHVWPGEAAHDDETLFLSARLGLAELAAGGTTSILDMGTVRHTDAVFRAAEASGLRVTSGNALMDDPSTNPPYLFARTEEALAEGERLFARWHGEAGGRLRFAWCPRFAVSCTDRILGEAAARARAQGVLVHTHASENRDEIELVRARSGRANIEHLRDLGIAGRATVLAHVIHTNEEERRLLAADGTAVAHCPSSNLKLASGICPVPDYLSRGIRVTLGADGAPCNDRLDPFSEMRHAALLQKVAAGPAALTAWQVARMATAEGAAALGLGDVCGTIEVGKRADLVLLDPSAGFARPISWRDDPYGPLVFAFDRGNVVETRVDGEIVFHRDQRSVGPLAPTADEIEAAARRLRERIVANGRQNGITPLEARA
- a CDS encoding universal stress protein; amino-acid sequence: MAARENALLRSIVVGTDFSVCAARALAHAVSLAQLSGAKIHLVHVLLEPVQALDVAAALPYPDVEVRKEWEQAARVKLDREVKAAEKRGVATTAEIRWGRPSDTIVDTAARQKASLIVLGTHGRSALEKLLLGSTAERVLRLSPVPVLTVREKRK
- a CDS encoding dTDP-4-dehydrorhamnose 3,5-epimerase family protein, which encodes MSNAPTPVLSADAIGEEFRSGTKAYAKPGPIEGVDILRLPRFVDDRGFFQEIYRAKADHPGSESLAAYFRDVPVAQMNYTIVDVENHIKGLHYHLKQQDVWYCPHPSKAKFVLFDVRKGSPSYLRTQVVVAGDGQDLLVRIPEGVAHGYRPLTNPCALFYIVTRTFDVNDPDEFRIAWDHPAVRDLWEVPNG
- a CDS encoding AAA family ATPase; amino-acid sequence: MPKRIIPVSSGKGGVGKTTVATNFALSLSRYAPTILVDLDTGTSSVRNTIGVPVGRDLYHFFRKGFRLDECITRLPSSWDPDGLYAGFGFVAAPLHLIEDVTNFGPEKKARLSAAINELPADYIVLDMKAGLDSNVVDFLPWSNSGILVFTPHLPSATLAASDIVKAILFRKLRIVFSPSSPFYSQVKDPRTTTLLVNDLLDEVEDVYEEGLPNLDAFLVDLASALGPHPVLEQVARTVEHFRVHYVLNAFNGVDEAFDTAVKPFVENLVSTVSERMTLTNLGWVVKSDEIHLGNCRKRPVLLSPRDGHAVHHATRGDKALDTLIRETTGLAIEPKKLKPVLPVPTRPDPESALARELDSLNRMYHRRGNRDDPRDNFDYITARALHLLTQARPSEFGTPRLCGPAEILRAFFPAGAKTPPA
- a CDS encoding polynucleotide adenylyltransferase PcnB; this translates as MTEPRIIPRAEHPISRGYIDPDALKVLYRLHRSGFKAYLVGGSVRDLLTGRTPKDFDIGTDARPQDVRRLFRNCRVIGRRFRLAHVLFDGGKIVEVSTFRKRPEPEEVEPGQTGDADLLIRSDNTFGTPAEDAVRRDFTINGLFYDIATFAVIDWVGGVEDLERHLVRTIGEPEIRFREDPVRMMRACEFAARLGFDMTPEVRAAIDENRKEILKSAAPRVTEELLDPLRRGWGAATYRLWSQMGLLGEIFPDLDREVGGKAGASGLFWKMLAETDRRRAGGEVLSDASLLGVVFLPLLFAAIRTRSGGTVDAQKLLLLLEEVVNPSSVRLSLPNAAIHDLKQGLFTMGRLAELRPGDAAARRLVTKGYFPVAVGLLSLYAAASGRYRDAANVWEEVLRRGGRTPRPGEDLRAAIPFPEALIPHETHDPHEIFLPDEVRPAAPAAHRRRRRRGRGGRPGEAA